A region from the Pseudonocardia petroleophila genome encodes:
- a CDS encoding DUF2505 domain-containing protein: protein MSRQIDYRSSSHHGADDVAAVMLDEEYLRARLAQLGGPGAKVLAHESTPDGGTYTIRHGVDQAALPSIVSSLVSGNLIIQRTESLRRQSAGRWAGDVDVQIPGTPASAVGSLGLHDVATGSELLVRADVTVKVPFLGGKIEAVIVDQVQQLLAAETAFTLEWLAGKHR from the coding sequence ATGTCACGACAGATCGACTACCGGTCGTCGTCGCACCACGGCGCCGACGACGTCGCCGCGGTGATGCTCGACGAGGAGTACCTGCGGGCCCGACTGGCCCAGCTCGGCGGGCCCGGCGCGAAGGTGCTGGCGCACGAGTCCACCCCGGACGGGGGGACGTACACGATCCGCCACGGCGTCGACCAGGCCGCGCTGCCGTCGATCGTCAGCTCGCTGGTCAGCGGGAACCTCATCATCCAGCGCACGGAGTCGCTGCGCCGTCAGTCCGCGGGGCGCTGGGCGGGCGACGTCGACGTGCAGATCCCCGGCACCCCCGCGTCCGCGGTCGGGTCGCTCGGCCTGCACGACGTCGCCACGGGCAGCGAGCTGCTCGTCCGGGCCGACGTCACCGTCAAGGTGCCGTTCCTCGGCGGCAAGATCGAGGCCGTGATCGTCGACCAGGTGCAGCAGCTGCTCGCCGCGGAGACGGCGTTCACGCTGGAGTGGCTCGCCGGCAAGCACCGCTGA
- a CDS encoding L,D-transpeptidase yields MRRVLLVVAVVLVGVLGLTVAAMAGAGGHGTSGSGAVGPALLPAAASIVHEPAPGATGVSPIAPATVSVVDGTLDSVTLTGPDGAVVEGALGADGRSWSSAGDLAYDSTYTWSGSATGPDGASVPVDGSFTTLAPADVVRGVLNIGDDRTVGIAAPIEIQFDAHVEDRAAVERALSVETSVPVEGSWGWLPDENGGSRVHWRPAEYWPAYTEVTVTADLFGVPYGGGAYGRADVTSTFTIGRAQVVRADVNSHRMLVFRDGEQVADYPASYGLSGDPDRTTRSGVHVVSERFTDKRMVSERYGYDLVEKWAVRISNNGEFIHANPASASAQGSSNVTHGCVNLSTADAQAYYDTAIYGDPVEVTGTDVPLASRDGDIWDWTLPYDQWQQLSAL; encoded by the coding sequence ATGCGACGCGTCCTGCTCGTGGTGGCCGTGGTGCTGGTGGGCGTGCTCGGCCTGACCGTGGCCGCGATGGCCGGGGCCGGCGGGCACGGCACGTCCGGTTCCGGGGCCGTGGGTCCGGCCCTGCTGCCGGCGGCCGCGTCGATCGTCCACGAGCCCGCGCCCGGGGCCACCGGTGTCAGCCCGATCGCCCCGGCCACGGTCTCGGTCGTCGACGGCACCCTCGACTCCGTCACGCTCACCGGCCCCGACGGCGCGGTGGTCGAGGGCGCGCTCGGGGCCGACGGCAGGTCCTGGAGCTCGGCGGGCGATCTCGCCTACGACTCCACCTACACCTGGTCCGGCTCCGCCACCGGCCCCGACGGCGCCTCGGTCCCGGTCGACGGGTCGTTCACCACGCTCGCCCCGGCCGACGTCGTCCGCGGCGTCCTCAACATCGGCGACGACCGCACCGTCGGCATCGCCGCGCCGATCGAGATCCAGTTCGACGCGCACGTCGAGGACCGCGCGGCGGTCGAGCGCGCGCTGTCGGTCGAGACGTCCGTGCCCGTCGAGGGGTCGTGGGGCTGGCTGCCCGACGAGAACGGCGGCTCGCGCGTGCACTGGCGGCCCGCCGAGTACTGGCCCGCCTACACCGAGGTCACCGTCACGGCCGACCTGTTCGGCGTCCCCTACGGCGGTGGCGCCTACGGCCGGGCCGACGTCACCAGCACGTTCACCATCGGCCGGGCCCAGGTCGTCCGCGCCGACGTCAACAGCCACCGGATGCTCGTGTTCCGCGACGGCGAGCAGGTGGCCGACTACCCCGCGAGCTACGGCCTGTCCGGGGACCCCGACCGCACCACCCGCTCCGGCGTCCACGTGGTGTCCGAGCGGTTCACCGACAAGCGGATGGTCAGCGAGCGCTACGGCTACGACCTCGTCGAGAAGTGGGCCGTGCGGATCAGCAACAACGGCGAGTTCATCCACGCCAACCCGGCGTCGGCGTCGGCGCAGGGGTCGTCGAACGTCACCCACGGCTGCGTCAACCTGTCCACGGCCGACGCGCAGGCCTACTACGACACCGCGATCTACGGCGACCCCGTCGAGGTCACCGGCACCGACGTCCCGCTCGCCTCGCGCGACGGCGACATCTGGGACTGGACGCTGCCCTACGACCAGTGGCAGCAGCTCTCGGCGCTGTGA
- a CDS encoding SRPBCC domain-containing protein, producing the protein MTAPREIVLRKEFPDPVEDVWSAVTDSERLGRWIGTYTGRGRVGGTVELTVTGEVDAGGTVAEPVTVTILECDAPRRLVVDIPESATRSWRVAVDIAPDGEGSVLVFTQQVADGLDAADVTAGWRWYLDRLEASLHGTARPEWAAYAP; encoded by the coding sequence ATGACCGCACCGCGTGAGATCGTCCTGCGCAAGGAGTTCCCGGACCCCGTCGAGGACGTGTGGTCCGCCGTCACCGACTCCGAGCGGCTCGGCCGCTGGATCGGCACCTACACCGGCCGCGGCCGCGTCGGGGGCACCGTCGAGCTCACCGTCACCGGGGAGGTCGACGCGGGCGGCACGGTCGCCGAGCCGGTCACGGTGACGATCCTCGAGTGCGACGCCCCGCGCCGGCTCGTCGTCGACATCCCGGAGAGCGCGACCCGCTCGTGGCGGGTGGCCGTCGACATCGCCCCGGACGGGGAGGGGTCGGTGCTGGTGTTCACCCAGCAGGTCGCCGACGGCCTCGACGCCGCCGACGTCACCGCGGGCTGGCGCTGGTACCTCGACCGCCTCGAGGCGTCGCTGCACGGCACCGCCCGTCCGGAGTGGGCGGCCTACGCCCCCTGA
- a CDS encoding NCS2 family permease, with the protein MIERFFRVSERGSTVPRELRGGLVTFVTMSYIIVLNPLILGSFAADGPGAKADVTGAVLGVPQVAAVTALVAGVMTVLFGLVANYPFAIATGLGINTLVAVSIAPLVTWPEAMGLVVVNGLVIVLLAVSGFRTAVFNAVPPELKAAIAVGIGLFIAFIGLVDAGFVRRIADSANTTVPVGLGIGGSIGSWPTAVFVVGLLITSLLVARGVRAGILIGVAVTTVIAIVVEAVVQVGPSMGTNPQGWALSVPALPDSVFGVPDLSLVGAVSFGAFARLDVVTVVLLVFTLVLANFFDAMGTMTGLGKQAGFVGKDGQLPNVGRALVVEGTGAVLGGAASSSSNTVFVESASGIAEGARTGLANVVTGVLFLLAMFFTPLYAIVPIEAAAPALVVVGALIMRQITEIDFSDFRIALPAFLTIVVMPFTYSIANGIGAGFVSYVLLAAATGRARSVHPLMWVVAVAFVAFFSVGPIRVLLAG; encoded by the coding sequence GTGATCGAGCGCTTCTTCCGCGTGTCCGAGCGCGGTTCCACCGTCCCCCGCGAACTGCGCGGGGGACTCGTCACCTTCGTGACGATGAGCTACATCATCGTGCTGAACCCGCTGATCCTCGGCAGCTTCGCCGCCGACGGGCCGGGCGCGAAGGCCGACGTCACCGGGGCCGTGCTGGGCGTCCCGCAGGTCGCCGCCGTCACCGCGCTGGTCGCGGGCGTGATGACGGTGCTGTTCGGGCTCGTCGCCAACTACCCGTTCGCGATCGCGACCGGCCTGGGCATCAACACCCTCGTCGCGGTGTCGATCGCGCCGCTGGTGACGTGGCCGGAGGCGATGGGGCTCGTCGTCGTCAACGGGCTGGTGATCGTGCTGCTCGCCGTCTCCGGCTTCCGGACGGCGGTGTTCAACGCCGTGCCGCCGGAGCTCAAGGCCGCGATCGCGGTCGGGATCGGGCTGTTCATCGCGTTCATCGGGCTGGTCGACGCCGGGTTCGTCCGCCGGATCGCGGACTCCGCGAACACGACGGTGCCGGTCGGGCTGGGCATCGGCGGGTCGATCGGGTCGTGGCCGACGGCGGTGTTCGTGGTCGGGCTGCTCATCACGTCGCTGCTGGTGGCGCGCGGGGTGCGGGCCGGGATCCTGATCGGCGTCGCGGTCACGACGGTGATCGCGATCGTCGTCGAGGCGGTCGTGCAGGTGGGGCCGTCGATGGGGACGAACCCGCAGGGCTGGGCGCTGTCGGTGCCCGCGCTGCCGGACAGCGTGTTCGGCGTGCCCGACCTCTCGCTCGTCGGCGCGGTGTCGTTCGGGGCGTTCGCCCGGCTCGACGTCGTCACCGTCGTCCTGCTCGTGTTCACGCTCGTGCTCGCCAACTTCTTCGACGCCATGGGCACGATGACCGGGCTCGGCAAGCAGGCGGGCTTCGTCGGGAAGGACGGGCAGCTGCCGAACGTCGGACGCGCGCTGGTCGTCGAGGGGACAGGGGCGGTGCTCGGCGGGGCGGCGTCGAGCTCGTCGAACACGGTGTTCGTGGAGTCGGCGTCGGGCATCGCGGAGGGGGCGCGGACGGGCCTGGCGAACGTCGTGACCGGGGTGCTGTTCCTGCTCGCGATGTTCTTCACCCCGCTGTACGCGATCGTGCCGATCGAGGCGGCGGCGCCCGCGCTGGTGGTGGTCGGGGCGCTGATCATGCGGCAGATCACCGAGATCGACTTCTCCGACTTCCGGATCGCGCTGCCCGCGTTCCTGACGATCGTGGTCATGCCGTTCACCTACTCGATCGCGAACGGGATCGGCGCGGGGTTCGTCAGCTACGTGCTGCTGGCCGCGGCGACCGGCCGGG
- the purU gene encoding formyltetrahydrofolate deformylase, with the protein MDDRRYVITLSCPDTTGIVARIAGFLADAGGWIVEAAYHSEPATGWFFTRQVVRADSLPFDADELRERFTEVAAEIGPDTRWSVTDTAVPKRAVVLVSKETHCLHDLLGRASSGELPVRLEAVVGNHASLAGIVQAHGVPFHHVPFPVAGDPRREAGKVEAFEKVRQAVDAHSPDAIVLARFMQVLPAHLCERWAGRALNIHHSFLPSFAGARPYHQAYTRGVKLIGATCHYVTADLDAGPIVEQDVIRVDHGDTADDMVRRGRDIERLVLSRGLRWHLEDRILVHGNKTVVFR; encoded by the coding sequence ATGGACGACCGGCGCTACGTCATCACGCTGAGCTGCCCCGACACCACCGGCATCGTGGCCCGCATCGCGGGCTTCCTCGCCGACGCGGGCGGCTGGATCGTCGAGGCCGCCTACCACTCGGAGCCGGCCACCGGCTGGTTCTTCACCCGCCAGGTCGTGCGCGCCGATTCCCTGCCCTTCGACGCCGACGAGCTGCGCGAGCGCTTCACGGAGGTGGCCGCGGAGATCGGCCCGGACACGCGCTGGTCGGTGACCGACACCGCGGTGCCCAAGCGGGCGGTGGTGCTGGTCAGCAAGGAGACGCACTGCCTGCACGACCTGCTCGGCCGGGCGTCGAGCGGGGAGCTGCCGGTGCGGCTGGAGGCCGTCGTCGGCAACCACGCGTCGCTCGCCGGGATCGTGCAGGCGCACGGCGTGCCGTTCCACCACGTCCCGTTCCCGGTCGCGGGCGACCCGCGCCGGGAGGCGGGCAAGGTGGAGGCGTTCGAGAAGGTGCGCCAGGCCGTCGACGCCCACTCCCCCGACGCGATCGTGCTGGCCCGGTTCATGCAGGTGCTGCCGGCGCACCTGTGCGAGCGGTGGGCCGGGCGGGCGCTGAACATCCACCACAGCTTCCTGCCCTCGTTCGCCGGCGCGCGGCCGTACCACCAGGCGTACACCCGCGGCGTGAAGCTGATCGGGGCCACCTGCCACTACGTCACGGCCGACCTCGACGCCGGCCCGATCGTCGAGCAGGACGTCATCCGGGTCGACCACGGCGACACCGCCGACGACATGGTCCGCCGCGGCCGCGACATCGAGCGGCTGGTGCTCTCGCGCGGCCTGCGCTGGCACCTGGAGGACCGCATCCTGGTGCACGGCAACAAGACGGTGGTGTTCCGGTAG
- a CDS encoding DUF2530 domain-containing protein translates to MVDPPPLPPRLSDMATVVGLGSALWALGAVALLVTGRAPGVPFATCLAGAVLGGVGWGIFRWQRAAVRRGSRGAQQGLDV, encoded by the coding sequence GTGGTCGATCCCCCGCCCCTGCCCCCGCGCCTGTCCGACATGGCCACTGTCGTCGGGCTGGGATCGGCGCTGTGGGCCCTCGGCGCGGTCGCCCTGCTGGTCACCGGACGGGCCCCCGGCGTGCCGTTCGCGACCTGCCTGGCCGGCGCTGTGCTGGGCGGGGTCGGCTGGGGGATCTTCCGCTGGCAGCGCGCGGCGGTCCGGCGCGGGTCGCGGGGGGCGCAGCAGGGTCTCGACGTCTGA
- the lon gene encoding endopeptidase La has translation MTETQKLPVLPLADSVVLPGMVVPVRLDNAEVQAAVDAAQSVDRKVLVVPRLDGKYAAVGTIAVLEQVGRLPSGEKAAVVRGEGRAQIGSGVTGPGAALWVEATPIEDAPVTGRATELAKEYKALVVGILQQRGAWQVIDSVQQITDPGQLADTAGWASYLDLEHKAQLLAEPDAVKRLELLVEWTRAHVAEQEVSEKISNDVREGMEKTQREFLLRQQLAAIRKELGDDDTEGVEDYRTRVESADLPDHVRKAALTEVGKLERASDQSPESGWIRTWLDTVLDIPWTESTTDNADLKAAREILDADHAGLDDVKERLIEFLAVRSRRDRKGMDKVGGRGSGAVLSLVGPPGVGKTSLGESVAHALGRKFVRVALGGVRDEAEIRGHRRTYVGALPGRIVRAIREAGSMNPVVLLDEIDKVGSDFRGDPTAALLEVLDPAQNHTFRDHYLEVDLDLSDVLFLATANQFDTIPGPLLDRMEVVTLDGYTEAEKVAIARDHLLPRQIEKAGLDTGDVEFTDVALSMIAAEYTREAGVRQLERGLAKALRKVAVALDSGKEAPIHIDADALVTFLGRPKFTPESAERTSVPGVATGLAVTGAGGDVLFIEATSMEGEAGLIVTGQLGDVMKESVSIALSYLRSRGLAGDLASRKLHVHVPAGAVPKDGPSAGVTMTTALASLASGRPVKASVGMTGEVTLQGKVLPIGGVKQKLLAAHRAGLTDVIIPKRNEPDLDDLPDEVRTGLRIHPVADVAEVLELALEPAEVTAAA, from the coding sequence ATGACAGAGACGCAGAAGCTGCCGGTGCTTCCGCTCGCCGACTCGGTGGTGCTGCCCGGCATGGTGGTTCCCGTTCGCCTCGACAACGCAGAGGTCCAGGCAGCGGTCGACGCAGCTCAGAGCGTCGACCGGAAGGTTCTGGTCGTCCCCCGCCTCGACGGGAAGTACGCCGCCGTGGGCACGATCGCCGTCCTCGAGCAGGTCGGCCGGCTCCCCAGCGGGGAGAAGGCGGCCGTCGTGCGCGGCGAGGGCCGCGCGCAGATCGGCTCCGGCGTGACCGGACCCGGTGCCGCGCTGTGGGTGGAGGCGACCCCGATCGAGGACGCCCCCGTCACGGGCCGCGCGACCGAGCTGGCCAAGGAGTACAAGGCGCTGGTCGTCGGCATCCTGCAGCAGCGGGGCGCCTGGCAGGTCATCGACTCGGTGCAGCAGATCACCGACCCCGGCCAGCTCGCCGACACCGCGGGCTGGGCCTCCTACCTCGACCTGGAGCACAAGGCCCAGCTGCTCGCCGAGCCCGACGCCGTCAAGCGGCTGGAGCTGCTGGTCGAGTGGACGCGGGCGCACGTCGCCGAGCAGGAGGTCTCCGAGAAGATCTCGAACGACGTCCGCGAGGGCATGGAGAAGACCCAGCGCGAGTTCCTGCTGCGCCAGCAGCTGGCCGCGATCCGCAAGGAGCTGGGTGACGACGACACCGAGGGCGTCGAGGACTACCGCACCCGCGTGGAGTCGGCCGACCTGCCCGACCACGTCCGCAAGGCCGCGCTGACCGAGGTCGGCAAGCTGGAGCGGGCGTCGGACCAGAGCCCGGAGTCGGGCTGGATCCGCACCTGGCTCGACACCGTCCTCGACATCCCGTGGACGGAGAGCACCACCGACAACGCCGACCTGAAGGCGGCCCGGGAGATCCTGGACGCCGACCACGCCGGCCTCGACGACGTCAAGGAGCGGCTGATCGAGTTCCTCGCCGTCCGCTCCCGGCGCGACCGCAAGGGCATGGACAAGGTCGGCGGCCGCGGCTCCGGTGCGGTGCTGTCGCTCGTCGGGCCCCCCGGGGTCGGCAAGACCTCGCTCGGGGAGTCCGTCGCGCACGCGCTGGGCCGGAAGTTCGTCCGCGTGGCGCTGGGCGGCGTCCGTGACGAGGCCGAGATCCGCGGCCACCGCCGCACCTACGTCGGCGCGCTGCCGGGCCGGATCGTCCGGGCCATCCGCGAGGCGGGCTCGATGAACCCGGTCGTGCTGCTCGACGAGATCGACAAGGTCGGCAGCGACTTCCGCGGCGACCCGACCGCGGCGCTGCTCGAGGTGCTCGACCCGGCGCAGAACCACACGTTCCGCGACCACTACCTCGAGGTCGACCTCGACCTGTCCGACGTGCTGTTCCTGGCCACGGCCAACCAGTTCGACACGATCCCCGGCCCGCTGCTCGACCGCATGGAGGTCGTGACGCTCGACGGGTACACCGAGGCGGAGAAGGTCGCCATCGCGCGCGACCACCTGCTGCCCCGGCAGATCGAGAAGGCCGGGCTCGACACCGGCGACGTGGAGTTCACCGACGTCGCGCTGTCGATGATCGCGGCCGAGTACACCCGCGAGGCGGGCGTGCGGCAGCTGGAGCGCGGGCTGGCCAAGGCCCTGCGCAAGGTCGCCGTGGCCCTGGACTCGGGGAAGGAGGCGCCGATCCACATCGACGCCGACGCGCTCGTCACGTTCCTCGGGCGGCCGAAGTTCACGCCGGAGTCGGCGGAGCGCACCTCGGTGCCCGGCGTCGCGACGGGGCTCGCCGTCACCGGGGCCGGTGGTGACGTCCTGTTCATCGAGGCCACCTCGATGGAGGGCGAGGCCGGGCTGATCGTCACCGGTCAGCTGGGCGACGTCATGAAGGAGTCGGTCTCGATCGCGCTGTCCTACCTGCGCTCCCGCGGGCTGGCCGGTGACCTGGCGTCGCGCAAGCTGCACGTCCACGTGCCGGCGGGCGCGGTCCCGAAGGACGGGCCGAGCGCGGGCGTCACGATGACCACGGCGCTCGCGTCGCTGGCCAGCGGGCGTCCGGTGAAGGCGTCGGTCGGGATGACCGGCGAGGTCACGCTGCAGGGCAAGGTGCTCCCGATCGGCGGGGTCAAGCAGAAGCTGCTGGCCGCGCACCGGGCGGGCCTGACCGACGTGATCATCCCGAAGCGCAACGAGCCCGACCTCGACGACCTGCCCGACGAGGTCCGCACGGGCCTGCGGATCCACCCGGTCGCCGACGTCGCGGAGGTGCTGGAGCTGGCCCTGGAGCCGGCCGAGGTGACCGCCGCGGCCTGA
- a CDS encoding ArsR/SmtB family transcription factor produces MLALAALADPVRREIVELLAVGESTAGAIAERFPVSRPAVSRHLRVLREAGLVTSRVTGRHRLYALDRAPLAELDAWLDGFRPLRPAAGPAGRLDALDTEMHRGRRQRRGAGGGDVDDRTA; encoded by the coding sequence GTGCTCGCCCTCGCCGCCCTCGCCGACCCGGTCCGCCGGGAGATCGTCGAGCTGCTCGCCGTCGGGGAGAGCACGGCGGGGGCGATCGCGGAGCGGTTCCCGGTCTCGCGACCGGCCGTCAGCAGGCACCTGCGGGTGCTCCGGGAGGCCGGCCTCGTCACCTCGCGGGTGACGGGCCGGCACCGCCTGTACGCGCTCGACCGGGCGCCCCTCGCCGAGCTCGACGCCTGGCTCGACGGGTTCCGCCCGCTGCGCCCGGCGGCCGGGCCGGCCGGGCGCCTGGACGCACTGGACACCGAGATGCACCGCGGCCGGCGACAGCGCCGCGGGGCCGGAGGAGGAGACGTCGATGACCGCACCGCGTGA
- a CDS encoding FAD-binding oxidoreductase, giving the protein MIDTFDALRAALAGTVLVPGDPDYDGARLIWNGAIDRYPAVVARCTSPADLAEALACARERGLDVAVRGGGHGYWGAAVPENGLMIDLSPLDSVVVDPGARRARVGGGATLARLDAACQEHGLAVPAGTVSHTGVGGLTLGGGFGWLTPLHGLSIDNLESAEVVLADGSCVRASADEHPDLFWALRGGGGNFGVVTEFEFRLHPVGPIVHLGLMFVEQDRAAHAIRTAREAFRSVPPGISPGIACISAPPAPFVPEQHHSAPGVALMIVGFGTAQEHAAALAPVRDALGPLFEAVLPLPYVALQQMLDEGSFWGVRSYTKGLYLDELPDAAVDVLAERLPGRASPLSQVLIFPFGGAFARVADEDTAFGGSRSMRYLVAIEGTSPDPGTYDHDRRWVRDTWDALRPVATGPGGYVNLMAEVDDRTLRATYGSGKYERLARIKAQYDPANVFRANANIKPA; this is encoded by the coding sequence ATGATCGACACCTTCGACGCGCTGCGTGCGGCCCTGGCCGGCACCGTCCTCGTGCCGGGTGATCCGGACTACGACGGTGCGCGCCTGATCTGGAACGGCGCCATCGACCGCTACCCCGCGGTGGTGGCGCGGTGCACCTCGCCCGCCGACCTCGCGGAGGCGCTGGCGTGCGCGCGGGAGCGCGGCCTCGACGTGGCGGTGCGCGGGGGCGGCCACGGCTACTGGGGTGCCGCGGTGCCCGAGAACGGCCTCATGATCGACCTGAGCCCGCTCGACTCCGTCGTCGTCGACCCGGGCGCCCGCCGCGCCCGCGTCGGGGGAGGGGCGACGCTGGCGCGGCTCGACGCGGCCTGCCAGGAGCACGGGCTCGCGGTCCCGGCCGGGACGGTCAGCCACACCGGTGTCGGCGGGCTCACGCTCGGCGGCGGGTTCGGCTGGCTCACGCCGCTGCACGGACTGTCGATCGACAACCTGGAGTCGGCCGAGGTGGTGCTGGCCGACGGGAGCTGCGTGCGGGCGAGCGCCGACGAGCACCCGGACCTGTTCTGGGCCCTGCGCGGCGGCGGGGGCAACTTCGGTGTCGTCACCGAGTTCGAGTTCCGGCTGCACCCGGTGGGGCCGATCGTGCACCTCGGCCTGATGTTCGTGGAGCAGGACCGGGCGGCGCACGCGATCCGGACGGCGCGCGAGGCGTTCCGGTCGGTCCCGCCGGGGATCAGCCCGGGGATCGCGTGCATCAGTGCCCCGCCCGCGCCGTTCGTGCCGGAGCAGCACCACTCCGCACCGGGCGTCGCGCTCATGATCGTCGGGTTCGGGACGGCGCAGGAGCACGCCGCCGCGCTCGCGCCGGTGCGGGACGCGCTCGGCCCGCTCTTCGAGGCCGTGCTGCCGCTGCCCTATGTCGCGCTGCAGCAGATGCTCGACGAGGGCTCGTTCTGGGGCGTCCGGTCCTACACGAAGGGCCTCTACCTCGACGAGCTGCCCGACGCCGCCGTCGACGTCCTCGCCGAGCGCCTGCCCGGCCGGGCCTCGCCGCTGTCCCAGGTCCTGATCTTCCCCTTCGGCGGCGCGTTCGCCCGGGTCGCGGACGAGGACACCGCGTTCGGCGGGAGCCGGTCCATGCGCTACCTGGTCGCGATCGAGGGGACCTCCCCGGACCCCGGGACCTACGACCACGACCGGCGGTGGGTCCGGGACACCTGGGACGCGCTGCGGCCGGTCGCGACAGGGCCCGGCGGGTACGTGAACCTGATGGCCGAGGTCGACGACCGGACCCTGCGGGCGACCTACGGGTCGGGGAAGTACGAGCGGCTGGCCCGGATCAAGGCGCAGTACGACCCGGCCAACGTGTTCCGCGCCAACGCCAACATCAAACCCGCCTGA
- a CDS encoding UDP-N-acetylmuramate dehydrogenase, producing the protein MSTTELASFTTLRLGGPARRLVEASTADAVVEAIRAADAAGEPVLVLGGGSNLVVDDAGWPGTVVHVASTGVRTERRPDGSVLLTVEAGEDWDTVVAATVADGLGGLECLSGIPGRTGATPVQNVGAYGVEIAELLVDVDLYDRRAGTVREHVPAAELGLAYRTSTLKGRDDAVVLRVRFALPGDGDSAPIRYAELATTLGVEPGGRVPAAVARDAVLALRRGKGMVLDAADHDTWSAGSFFTNPIVAEADAPPGAPRWPAGERVKLPAAWLIQHAGFARGHAGPGGRVALSSKHVLALTHRGGGSAADLLVLAREVRDGVRSTFGVDLAPEPVLVGCRL; encoded by the coding sequence GTGTCCACCACCGAGCTGGCGTCGTTCACCACCCTGCGCCTCGGCGGCCCGGCGCGGCGGCTGGTGGAGGCGAGCACCGCCGACGCCGTCGTCGAGGCGATCCGCGCGGCCGACGCGGCGGGCGAGCCCGTGCTGGTCCTGGGCGGCGGCTCCAACCTCGTCGTCGACGACGCGGGCTGGCCCGGCACCGTCGTGCACGTCGCCTCCACCGGCGTGCGCACCGAGCGCCGCCCCGACGGGTCCGTGCTGCTCACCGTGGAGGCGGGGGAGGACTGGGACACCGTCGTCGCCGCCACCGTCGCCGACGGGCTGGGCGGGCTGGAGTGCCTGTCCGGGATCCCCGGGCGCACCGGAGCCACGCCCGTGCAGAACGTGGGCGCGTACGGCGTCGAGATCGCGGAGCTGCTCGTCGACGTCGACCTCTACGACCGGCGCGCCGGCACCGTCCGCGAGCACGTGCCCGCCGCCGAACTGGGGCTCGCGTACCGGACCAGCACGCTGAAGGGCCGCGACGACGCCGTGGTGCTGCGCGTGCGGTTCGCGCTGCCCGGCGACGGCGACAGCGCGCCGATCCGCTACGCCGAGCTGGCCACGACGCTCGGCGTCGAGCCGGGCGGGCGGGTGCCCGCGGCCGTCGCCCGCGACGCCGTGCTCGCGCTGCGCCGCGGCAAGGGGATGGTGCTCGACGCCGCCGACCACGACACGTGGAGCGCCGGGTCGTTCTTCACCAACCCGATCGTCGCCGAGGCCGACGCCCCGCCCGGCGCCCCCCGCTGGCCCGCGGGGGAGCGGGTCAAGCTGCCGGCGGCGTGGCTGATCCAGCACGCGGGGTTCGCGCGCGGGCACGCCGGCCCGGGTGGGCGCGTCGCGCTGTCGAGCAAGCACGTCCTCGCGCTCACCCACCGGGGCGGCGGCAGCGCGGCTGACCTGCTCGTGCTCGCCCGGGAGGTGCGCGACGGCGTGCGCTCCACGTTCGGGGTCGACCTCGCGCCGGAACCGGTTCTCGTCGGTTGCCGGTTGTAA
- a CDS encoding SDR family NAD(P)-dependent oxidoreductase — MSTPPVAVVTGASSGIGAATARALAAAGFHVVLGARRVDRCAEIAKEIDGTAVRLDVTDAESVSAFAAAVPECRLLVNNAGGAKGLEPVAEADEDAWRWMFETNVLGTLRVTKALLPALLASGDGHIVTVTSIAALEAYDNGAGYTGAKHAQAMLHRTLRGELLGQPVRLTEIAPGMVETDFSLVRFDGDQAKADKVYQGITPLTADDVAEVIAFAATRPSHVNLDQIVLKPRAQASAMRAHREG; from the coding sequence ATGAGCACTCCTCCCGTCGCCGTCGTCACCGGGGCCAGCTCGGGCATCGGCGCCGCCACCGCCCGCGCCCTGGCCGCCGCCGGGTTCCACGTCGTCCTCGGCGCCCGCCGCGTCGACCGCTGCGCCGAGATCGCGAAGGAGATCGACGGCACCGCGGTGCGCCTGGACGTCACCGACGCCGAGTCGGTCTCCGCGTTCGCCGCCGCCGTGCCGGAGTGCCGCCTGCTGGTCAACAACGCCGGCGGCGCGAAGGGGCTCGAACCCGTCGCCGAAGCCGACGAGGACGCCTGGCGGTGGATGTTCGAGACCAACGTGCTCGGCACGCTGCGCGTCACGAAGGCCCTGCTGCCGGCGCTGCTCGCCTCCGGCGACGGGCACATCGTCACCGTCACCTCGATCGCGGCGCTGGAGGCCTACGACAACGGGGCCGGCTACACCGGCGCCAAGCACGCGCAGGCGATGCTGCACCGCACGCTGCGCGGGGAGCTGCTCGGGCAGCCGGTGCGGCTCACCGAGATCGCGCCCGGGATGGTCGAGACCGACTTCTCCCTCGTCCGCTTCGACGGCGACCAGGCCAAGGCCGACAAGGTCTACCAGGGCATCACGCCGCTCACCGCCGACGACGTGGCGGAGGTGATCGCGTTCGCCGCCACCCGCCCCAGCCACGTCAACCTCGACCAGATCGTGCTCAAGCCGCGCGCGCAGGCCAGCGCCATGCGCGCGCACCGCGAGGGCTAG